One Cohnella candidum genomic region harbors:
- the folD gene encoding bifunctional methylenetetrahydrofolate dehydrogenase/methenyltetrahydrofolate cyclohydrolase FolD gives MSARIINGKEISDTIRREIREEVERLSGRGIRPGLVVILVGEDPASQVYVRNKAKACEDLGYHSEVVRLPADTTQDELLHLIAKYNEDPKINGILVQLPLPKHIAEKPVIDAISVDKDVDGFHPISVGNLMIGDDSLLPCTPAGVIELLKRTGNSPAGKHAVVVGRSNIVGKPVSMLLLRENATVTVCHSRTPDLPAVARQADILIVAVGVPKLVKRDWVKPGAVVIDVGINRLEDGKLAGDVDYEDVLETAGWITPVPGGVGPMTITMLMANTLKSCKRANGID, from the coding sequence ATGAGCGCGCGCATCATTAACGGCAAAGAAATTTCCGATACGATCCGGCGGGAAATCCGCGAGGAAGTCGAACGCCTGTCCGGACGAGGAATCCGTCCCGGCTTGGTCGTCATCCTCGTAGGCGAGGATCCCGCATCGCAAGTGTACGTCCGCAACAAAGCCAAAGCCTGCGAAGATCTCGGCTACCATTCGGAAGTCGTCCGGCTTCCCGCGGATACGACGCAGGACGAGCTGCTGCATCTGATCGCCAAGTATAACGAAGATCCGAAAATCAACGGCATTCTCGTGCAGCTCCCTCTGCCGAAGCATATCGCGGAAAAACCGGTGATCGACGCCATTTCCGTGGACAAGGACGTAGACGGATTCCATCCGATCAGCGTCGGCAACCTGATGATCGGGGACGATTCGCTGCTTCCGTGTACGCCGGCGGGCGTGATCGAACTGCTGAAACGGACGGGTAACTCCCCGGCGGGCAAGCACGCAGTCGTCGTAGGCCGCAGCAACATCGTCGGCAAACCGGTGTCCATGCTGCTGCTTCGCGAGAACGCGACCGTCACCGTTTGTCATTCCCGGACGCCTGATCTGCCGGCGGTGGCCCGGCAAGCGGACATCCTGATCGTCGCGGTCGGCGTACCGAAGCTGGTGAAACGCGACTGGGTGAAGCCCGGCGCGGTCGTCATCGACGTCGGCATCAACCGTCTCGAGGACGGAAAGCTGGCCGGCGACGTGGATTATGAAGACGTGCTCGAGACGGCGGGATGGATTACCCCCGTACCCGGCGGCGTCGGACCGATGACGATCACGATGCTGATGGCGAACACGCTCAAGTCCTGCAAACGCGCGAACGGCATCGATTGA
- the nusB gene encoding transcription antitermination factor NusB: MKRRLAREIAVSSLYQMEMNGVTGDEAVNMVMEEARQENEIGAEVSELAAVDGFTRELVEGVASRKEELDAQLAAYLTGWQVDRLSRVDRQILRLAAYELNVKGLPPKVVVNEAIELAKHFGLDESGKFVNGVLGRMIREQEKGQGRQAEGEGEPE; the protein is encoded by the coding sequence ATGAAACGCAGATTGGCAAGGGAAATCGCGGTCTCGAGCTTATACCAGATGGAAATGAACGGGGTAACAGGCGACGAGGCGGTCAATATGGTCATGGAAGAGGCGCGTCAGGAGAACGAGATCGGCGCGGAGGTGTCGGAGCTGGCCGCGGTGGACGGCTTTACCCGCGAACTGGTCGAAGGAGTAGCCTCCCGCAAGGAAGAACTGGACGCCCAGCTGGCGGCTTACCTGACGGGTTGGCAAGTGGACCGGCTGTCCCGCGTCGACCGGCAGATTTTAAGGCTTGCCGCTTATGAACTGAACGTCAAGGGCTTGCCCCCGAAAGTCGTCGTCAACGAAGCGATCGAATTGGCGAAGCATTTCGGTTTGGACGAGTCGGGCAAGTTCGTGAACGGCGTGCTTGGCCGGATGATCCGGGAGCAAGAGAAAGGTCAGGGCCGTCAGGCGGAAGGGGAAGGGGAACCCGAATGA
- a CDS encoding DUF2273 domain-containing protein, producing the protein MWKPWWDAYGGRACGVAAGLFFGLIYLISGFWDMLFVALLVGIGFWVGKQKDDNRGPLLPWDRLTDWMTDRWPWSR; encoded by the coding sequence ATGTGGAAACCGTGGTGGGACGCCTATGGCGGCCGCGCTTGCGGCGTGGCGGCAGGGCTGTTTTTCGGCCTCATCTATTTGATCAGCGGATTTTGGGACATGCTGTTCGTCGCATTGCTGGTCGGTATCGGATTTTGGGTCGGCAAGCAGAAGGACGACAACCGGGGCCCGCTGCTGCCTTGGGACCGATTGACGGACTGGATGACGGACCGTTGGCCGTGGTCCCGGTAA
- the amaP gene encoding alkaline shock response membrane anchor protein AmaP translates to MIRVLDRLLLFLYSILIGAAAIIAIIAASGGFQVSFLQNVVRDFTGGLRTVQGAVIGVSIVILLISLRFFIVSVRRGGSTAPSINQRTEHGDIRISVETVENLALKAASRTRGVKDLKARVRVTESGLEILIRAFIDGEGSIPALSEEMQRTVSQQIEDATGIPVADVSVFIANVIQSQASFKSRVE, encoded by the coding sequence TTGATCAGAGTGTTGGACAGGCTGCTTCTTTTTTTATACAGCATTCTCATCGGGGCTGCCGCAATCATCGCGATCATCGCGGCCAGCGGCGGGTTCCAGGTCTCATTTCTTCAAAATGTCGTAAGGGATTTCACGGGAGGCTTGCGGACCGTGCAGGGCGCCGTCATCGGCGTATCCATCGTGATTCTGCTGATCAGCCTGCGCTTCTTCATCGTATCGGTCCGCCGGGGAGGCTCGACCGCTCCTTCCATTAACCAGCGCACGGAGCACGGCGACATCCGCATTTCCGTGGAAACCGTTGAAAACCTGGCGCTGAAAGCCGCATCCCGCACGCGCGGGGTGAAAGACCTGAAAGCCCGCGTGCGCGTGACCGAATCCGGGCTTGAAATCCTGATCCGCGCTTTCATCGACGGAGAAGGCTCGATTCCCGCGCTTTCGGAAGAGATGCAGCGGACCGTATCCCAGCAAATCGAAGACGCAACCGGCATTCCGGTGGCGGATGTATCCGTGTTTATCGCGAACGTGATACAGTCGCAGGCATCCTTCAAGAGCCGCGTGGAATAG
- a CDS encoding Asp23/Gls24 family envelope stress response protein: METIAPDYERTVMGTIEIAPEVIEVIAGLATVEVDGVAGMSGGISSGIGELLGRKNLSKGVKVEVGQREAAVDVSIIVQYGRRIPEISAEIQRNVKRSIEMMTALNVVEVNVHVHDVHFKTADKPEEEEANARVR; encoded by the coding sequence TTGGAAACGATAGCCCCGGATTATGAAAGAACGGTCATGGGCACCATCGAAATCGCGCCGGAAGTGATCGAAGTGATCGCCGGTTTGGCGACGGTCGAAGTGGACGGCGTGGCCGGCATGAGCGGCGGAATTTCCTCGGGGATCGGGGAATTGCTCGGCCGCAAGAACTTGTCCAAAGGCGTGAAAGTGGAAGTCGGTCAGCGCGAAGCCGCCGTCGACGTTTCTATCATCGTTCAATACGGCAGGCGCATTCCCGAAATTTCGGCGGAAATCCAGCGCAACGTCAAACGGTCGATCGAAATGATGACCGCGCTGAACGTCGTCGAAGTGAACGTACACGTTCATGACGTGCATTTCAAAACGGCCGACAAGCCCGAAGAAGAAGAAGCGAACGCAAGAGTAAGATAA
- the accC gene encoding acetyl-CoA carboxylase biotin carboxylase subunit yields MKFHKILVANRGEIAVRIIRACRELGIATVAVYSEADRESLHVRLADEAYCIGPTASKDSYLNLTNIMSVATLTECDAIHPGYGFLSENADFAEICETCNITFIGPSASAISRMGDKSVAKQTMKEADVPVIPGSDGLVEDIEEAVQVARKIGYPVIIKATAGGGGRGIRLADDEEMLVREITTAQQEAQKAFGNSGVYLEKYLTGMKHVEIQIIADKHGNVCHLGERDCSVQRRRQKLVEEAPCPVMTPALRERMGQAAVRAAHAVNYSGAGTIEFLLGPDGQFYFMEMNTRIQVEHPVTEMITGVDLIKEMIAVAEGEPLSFSQKDVQFDGWAIECRINAEDPDRNFMPSPGKISFYLPPGGPGVRVDSGAYPNYTISPHYDSMIAKLIVWAPTREEAIARARRALGEFMVDGVKTTIPFHLKLLEHPVFNKGTFDIKFLEEHDVNAPAEA; encoded by the coding sequence TTGAAATTCCATAAAATTTTGGTGGCCAACCGCGGAGAGATCGCCGTCCGCATCATTCGCGCCTGCCGCGAGCTGGGTATCGCCACGGTGGCCGTTTACTCCGAAGCCGACCGCGAGTCCCTTCACGTCCGATTGGCGGATGAAGCCTACTGCATCGGACCGACCGCTTCCAAAGACAGCTACTTGAATTTGACCAACATCATGAGCGTCGCGACGTTGACCGAATGCGACGCCATTCACCCGGGTTACGGGTTCCTTTCCGAAAACGCCGATTTCGCGGAAATTTGCGAAACGTGCAATATTACGTTTATCGGCCCTTCCGCGAGCGCCATCAGCCGGATGGGCGACAAGTCGGTCGCCAAGCAGACGATGAAGGAGGCCGACGTTCCGGTTATCCCGGGCTCCGACGGTTTGGTCGAGGATATCGAGGAAGCCGTGCAGGTCGCTCGCAAGATCGGGTATCCGGTCATCATCAAAGCGACGGCCGGGGGCGGAGGCCGCGGCATCCGGCTGGCCGACGACGAGGAAATGCTCGTCCGGGAAATCACGACGGCCCAGCAGGAAGCCCAGAAAGCGTTCGGCAATTCCGGCGTGTACCTGGAGAAATACCTCACGGGCATGAAGCACGTCGAAATCCAGATCATCGCCGATAAACACGGCAACGTATGCCATCTCGGCGAACGCGACTGCTCCGTGCAGCGCCGACGCCAGAAACTCGTGGAAGAGGCGCCTTGCCCCGTCATGACGCCGGCTCTCCGGGAGCGCATGGGGCAAGCGGCTGTCCGAGCCGCCCACGCGGTGAACTACTCCGGCGCCGGGACGATCGAATTCCTGCTCGGACCCGACGGCCAGTTCTATTTCATGGAAATGAACACCCGCATTCAGGTCGAGCATCCGGTGACGGAAATGATCACGGGCGTCGACCTCATCAAGGAAATGATCGCCGTCGCCGAAGGCGAACCGCTGTCCTTCTCCCAGAAGGACGTGCAATTCGACGGCTGGGCGATCGAATGCCGCATCAACGCCGAGGATCCGGACCGCAACTTCATGCCGTCCCCCGGCAAAATCTCCTTCTACCTGCCTCCGGGAGGACCCGGCGTGCGTGTGGACAGCGGCGCTTATCCGAATTACACGATTTCGCCGCATTACGATTCCATGATCGCCAAGCTGATCGTCTGGGCGCCGACGCGCGAAGAGGCGATCGCGAGAGCGCGCCGAGCGCTCGGGGAATTCATGGTCGACGGCGTCAAAACGACGATCCCGTTCCACTTGAAGCTGCTGGAACATCCGGTATTCAACAAAGGCACGTTCGACATCAAGTTCCTCGAAGAGCACGATGTGAACGCGCCTGCGGAGGCGTGA
- the accB gene encoding acetyl-CoA carboxylase biotin carboxyl carrier protein — protein sequence MFKLSEIKELIKLVDQTSVHEVEIENEGTRLAIRKPGRTEVVNVQTSPIAHTYVPAAAPAPAAPAPAQQAEQPKAPAADTSNLHRITSPMVGTFYRAPSPDAASFVNVGDRVTEKTVVCILEAMKLMNPLEAEVKGQIVEILVENGQLVEFGQPLFLVKPE from the coding sequence ATGTTCAAGCTCAGCGAAATCAAAGAATTGATCAAATTGGTGGACCAAACGTCCGTACATGAAGTCGAAATCGAGAACGAAGGAACGCGCCTTGCGATCCGCAAGCCCGGCCGCACGGAAGTCGTGAACGTGCAAACCTCACCGATCGCCCATACATACGTACCCGCTGCCGCTCCGGCTCCGGCCGCGCCGGCGCCCGCCCAGCAAGCGGAGCAGCCCAAAGCTCCCGCGGCAGACACGAGCAATCTGCACCGCATCACTTCCCCGATGGTCGGCACGTTCTACCGCGCTCCTTCCCCGGATGCGGCGTCATTCGTCAACGTCGGCGACCGCGTGACCGAGAAAACGGTCGTCTGCATCCTGGAAGCCATGAAGCTGATGAATCCCCTCGAAGCGGAAGTCAAAGGCCAGATCGTCGAAATCCTCGTCGAGAACGGCCAACTGGTCGAGTTCGGCCAGCCTCTGTTTCTGGTCAAACCGGAATAA